One window of the Runella slithyformis DSM 19594 genome contains the following:
- a CDS encoding toxin-antitoxin system YwqK family antitoxin, with product MKIYVFWIGLCWLLAGEAHAAVADSVGTSVQYKSFSTHEEEVTFYDKKKRFATLRIYDKAGRLLTETNFKDYKEGIRQGFSKGFYSNGDLYWISDYKNNEKFGEFKVFYPDGTIKRREWYRNGLRKDKHCYDFDGNEVAFYEFSGEPMFPGGDFALQSYLRGKLKNIPPSATEFYSFVLLVQADSMAVLNTFKQSPYVTLDQLADIIKDMPRWIPAHFDGVPSDRLYAINLMFRSGNVYLSNLAISRGNMVQTKKSIPTPPTTPPPFSTTRRRQ from the coding sequence ATGAAAATTTATGTATTTTGGATCGGGTTATGTTGGCTTTTGGCGGGAGAAGCTCATGCTGCTGTTGCTGATTCGGTCGGAACTTCTGTACAGTACAAAAGCTTCTCCACCCACGAGGAAGAGGTGACGTTTTACGACAAAAAAAAGCGGTTTGCTACGCTGCGGATTTATGATAAAGCAGGCCGATTATTGACGGAAACCAACTTTAAAGATTACAAAGAAGGGATTCGGCAGGGTTTTTCCAAGGGATTTTATTCCAACGGTGATCTGTACTGGATCTCCGATTATAAAAACAATGAGAAATTCGGGGAATTTAAGGTCTTCTATCCCGATGGGACCATCAAGCGCCGTGAATGGTACCGCAACGGTTTGCGTAAAGACAAACATTGCTACGATTTTGACGGAAATGAAGTTGCGTTTTATGAGTTTTCGGGCGAGCCGATGTTTCCGGGAGGCGATTTTGCGCTTCAATCCTACCTTCGGGGAAAATTAAAAAATATCCCTCCTTCAGCCACGGAATTTTATTCATTTGTGTTGCTGGTGCAGGCGGATAGTATGGCGGTTCTTAATACGTTCAAACAAAGTCCTTACGTGACACTCGACCAATTGGCCGACATCATCAAGGATATGCCCCGCTGGATTCCCGCTCATTTTGACGGAGTGCCTTCAGACAGGCTGTATGCCATCAACCTGATGTTTCGTTCGGGAAATGTGTACTTGAGCAACTTAGCGATTAGTAGGGGAAACATGGTACAAACCAAAAAGTCAATACCAACTCCGCCTACCACCCCGCCGCCTTTCTCAACGACTCGGCGGCGACAGTAA
- the deoC gene encoding deoxyribose-phosphate aldolase gives MFTLRELAKMIDHSLLQPSMTDADLLAGCELARLYSTATVCIKPYAVGMAKTVLEGSGVGVCTVVGFPHGGSTISLKVAEARQACKDGATEIDMVVNIGKVLSEDWRYVKKEIYAILKECHKHGAILKVIFENDLLPKDKYKIKLCKICSTLGVEFVKTSTGYGYTKQPDGSYNYKGATTADLILMRKHCAPEVQVKAAGGIRTLEELLKVRELGVTRIGATATVAILEEAKKRLGIEADTAAAPVSTSDGY, from the coding sequence ATGTTTACGCTGCGCGAATTGGCCAAGATGATTGACCACTCTTTGTTACAACCCTCAATGACCGATGCCGATCTGTTGGCGGGTTGTGAATTGGCACGCCTGTACAGTACGGCTACCGTCTGTATCAAACCGTATGCGGTGGGTATGGCTAAGACTGTGCTGGAAGGCTCCGGGGTAGGGGTTTGTACGGTGGTGGGTTTTCCCCACGGCGGCAGTACCATTTCGCTGAAAGTTGCCGAAGCGCGACAGGCCTGTAAAGACGGTGCTACTGAAATTGACATGGTTGTTAACATCGGAAAAGTACTCAGTGAAGATTGGCGATACGTCAAAAAAGAAATCTATGCCATTCTGAAAGAGTGTCATAAGCACGGTGCCATTCTGAAGGTGATCTTTGAAAATGATCTGCTCCCCAAAGACAAATACAAAATCAAACTTTGTAAAATTTGCAGCACTCTGGGGGTAGAGTTTGTCAAAACATCGACCGGGTACGGGTATACCAAACAGCCCGATGGCAGTTATAATTACAAAGGAGCAACAACTGCCGACCTTATTTTGATGCGCAAACATTGCGCCCCGGAAGTACAGGTCAAGGCTGCGGGCGGTATCCGAACCCTGGAAGAATTATTGAAAGTAAGAGAACTCGGGGTGACGCGCATCGGAGCTACAGCCACGGTAGCTATTTTGGAAGAAGCCAAAAAACGTCTGGGCATTGAGGCCGATACCGCAGCGGCCCCTGTCAGCACAAGTGATGGGTACTGA
- a CDS encoding tetratricopeptide repeat protein: protein MTKNLLYFVGVLLLSGLSYAQTSTYEVFFQEGITKQSKGDIAGAMIAFSSAIQANVDYAPGYYQRGQLKISLKDYRGAMRDFDEAIGITSQDPKAFLHRGICRVLLDDIGGALRDFNSSLELNPNEAKALLERGQIWVKMDDPKRALQDFDRGLMLEPTNVFAWNSRGQCKLALGDFKGSVTDFTKAIELGYTAAYAGRGNARTRLNDLNGAVTDLTKAVELNLKDSESFYYRGLVRSKMNKFADALADYNEAIRLNPQSYMAYYGRGVCKAKLGNAADAVVDYNKAIEINGASAATLPYYNDLITENSIKLLDVIITKYTQPKDLSPGRPEVYLSRGIAKNTIGEGKSAIADLDKAIQIEPTNSDSYFIRAVVKSSLGDQKGALVDCSSAIKLSPRHAEAFFLRGVIKYSLLDKNDACYDFSKAGEYGFAEAYNVIGQTCGK, encoded by the coding sequence ATGACAAAAAACCTGCTTTATTTTGTAGGTGTTCTGCTTTTAAGCGGCCTTTCGTATGCTCAAACCTCAACCTATGAGGTATTTTTTCAGGAAGGAATTACCAAACAAAGCAAAGGCGATATAGCCGGTGCAATGATCGCCTTCTCTTCTGCCATTCAGGCCAATGTAGATTATGCTCCGGGTTATTATCAACGCGGTCAATTAAAAATATCCCTAAAGGACTATAGGGGGGCTATGCGCGATTTTGATGAAGCCATCGGTATCACGTCGCAGGATCCCAAAGCTTTTTTACACAGGGGCATTTGTCGAGTTCTTCTTGACGATATCGGCGGGGCTTTACGTGATTTTAACTCCTCCCTTGAATTGAATCCGAACGAAGCAAAAGCATTGTTGGAGCGCGGTCAGATTTGGGTAAAAATGGATGACCCCAAGCGTGCTTTGCAGGATTTTGACCGCGGTTTGATGCTGGAGCCAACCAATGTGTTTGCCTGGAACAGTCGCGGACAGTGTAAATTGGCGTTGGGTGATTTCAAAGGAAGTGTGACCGATTTTACAAAAGCCATCGAGTTGGGGTATACAGCAGCGTATGCCGGAAGAGGCAACGCCCGCACTCGCCTGAATGACCTCAACGGAGCCGTAACAGACCTGACCAAAGCGGTTGAACTGAATCTCAAAGATTCGGAATCTTTTTATTACCGCGGATTGGTGCGCAGTAAAATGAATAAATTTGCTGACGCGCTGGCGGATTATAACGAGGCCATACGGCTCAATCCTCAAAGCTACATGGCCTACTACGGTCGTGGTGTATGTAAGGCTAAATTGGGAAATGCCGCTGATGCCGTTGTCGACTACAACAAAGCCATCGAAATCAACGGTGCTTCAGCGGCCACATTGCCCTATTATAATGATCTGATCACGGAGAACAGTATTAAATTATTGGATGTAATCATCACCAAATATACGCAGCCCAAAGACCTTTCACCGGGTCGCCCGGAAGTGTATCTGTCGCGGGGAATTGCTAAAAATACCATTGGTGAGGGTAAGTCTGCCATTGCTGATCTGGATAAAGCCATTCAAATTGAGCCCACCAATTCCGACAGTTACTTCATTCGGGCAGTGGTCAAATCTTCCCTTGGCGATCAAAAAGGCGCGTTGGTCGATTGCAGCAGTGCCATCAAATTGTCACCCCGACACGCCGAAGCGTTCTTTCTGCGCGGAGTCATCAAGTATTCGCTCTTGGATAAAAACGATGCCTGCTACGATTTCAGCAAAGCGGGCGAATATGGCTTTGCCGAAGCTTACAACGTGATCGGTCAGACCTGCGGCAAGTAA
- a CDS encoding oxygenase MpaB family protein — MQITPTRTFDNALLTPYRQKGDAAADAVVEQLGAEGGRAALGEFMRFLGTAEHLSVDAQPAFVQAFFEIHNRLPSFADRERMAKGMDFFWRYNDRIALILGCYSLPYCYAAADGAQVLWFSQRIKNDTFKRLEETGEFVYGIMQERDWRNGRNGIRILKIRLMHAVIRYFTKHAEAWNSGWGLPINQEDMAGTNLAFSYIVIRGLRKLSVYTEDSREADFLHFWSVVGALLGVEERLLPLNLREAYHLDRTIFQRQFKTSEAGIGLTKALIKVLQQQAAPPALRDFPLAQMRFLLGNDVAELLNVPQVPLEEGIIKFASQVPFFQKLFRPPGASSPVLEKYGR, encoded by the coding sequence ATGCAGATAACGCCCACACGTACTTTTGACAATGCCCTCCTGACGCCTTATCGTCAAAAGGGAGATGCGGCCGCCGATGCCGTCGTGGAGCAGCTTGGGGCTGAGGGCGGACGGGCAGCGTTGGGTGAATTCATGCGCTTTTTGGGTACTGCCGAGCATCTTTCCGTTGACGCACAGCCCGCTTTTGTACAGGCATTCTTCGAAATCCATAATCGTTTACCCTCTTTTGCCGACCGCGAACGGATGGCAAAAGGCATGGATTTCTTCTGGCGATACAACGACCGAATCGCGTTAATTCTGGGATGTTATTCGCTTCCTTATTGTTATGCCGCCGCCGATGGTGCTCAGGTATTGTGGTTTTCACAGCGTATTAAGAACGATACCTTCAAACGCCTGGAAGAAACAGGTGAATTTGTGTACGGCATCATGCAGGAACGCGATTGGCGCAACGGTCGCAATGGTATTCGAATTCTGAAGATCCGTTTGATGCACGCCGTGATACGGTATTTTACAAAACACGCTGAAGCGTGGAATTCAGGCTGGGGCCTGCCCATCAATCAGGAAGACATGGCGGGTACAAATCTGGCTTTTTCGTATATAGTCATTCGCGGTCTTCGCAAGTTAAGCGTGTATACGGAGGATAGCCGGGAAGCTGATTTTCTCCATTTTTGGAGTGTTGTGGGGGCGTTACTCGGAGTGGAAGAAAGGCTTTTGCCTCTAAATTTACGGGAAGCGTATCATTTGGATCGAACTATTTTTCAGCGGCAATTTAAGACTTCTGAAGCGGGAATCGGCCTCACAAAAGCCCTTATTAAGGTATTGCAGCAGCAGGCTGCACCGCCTGCACTTCGTGATTTTCCATTGGCTCAAATGCGATTTTTATTGGGAAATGATGTTGCGGAGCTACTAAATGTCCCACAAGTGCCTCTGGAAGAGGGGATTATTAAATTTGCTTCACAGGTTCCTTTTTTTCAAAAGCTGTTTCGCCCGCCGGGTGCTTCTTCTCCGGTATTGGAAAAATACGGCAGGTGA
- a CDS encoding mevalonate kinase family protein, which yields MMIETRAYARAGLLGNPSDGYYGKTISISVRNFGASITLHESPELQIEPQTQDSNVFKNIFHLRDTISTLGYHGGIPLVKAAIKKFLEYCEKEGVKLSNQNFTIRYRTTIPRQVGLAGSSAIIVATMRALMQFYKVEIPLPLLPTLALKAEVEELGITAGLQDRVIQCYEGCVYMDFSRDLIEKQGFGYYEPIDPRLLPKLYIAYKTDLSKVSGKVLNNIRQRWEQGDEHVVGTLQKIAGVAEEGRDIIKEQNYDRLNELVNQNLDHRAEIMTITDRNRAMIETARACGASASFTGSGGSIIGIYRDEEMLNRLFVELKKQNARVIKPFIV from the coding sequence ATAATGATTGAAACCCGTGCTTATGCCCGTGCAGGGCTTTTAGGAAACCCTTCCGATGGCTATTATGGCAAAACCATTTCTATTTCGGTTCGTAATTTCGGCGCTTCCATCACGCTGCACGAATCTCCCGAGTTGCAGATAGAACCCCAAACGCAGGATTCCAATGTGTTTAAAAATATATTCCATTTACGCGACACCATCAGCACTTTGGGCTATCACGGCGGTATTCCGCTGGTAAAAGCCGCCATCAAGAAATTTTTGGAATACTGCGAAAAGGAAGGGGTCAAGCTTTCCAATCAAAATTTCACCATTCGTTACCGTACCACCATCCCGCGTCAGGTCGGATTAGCGGGTTCGAGTGCCATCATCGTGGCTACGATGCGGGCATTGATGCAGTTTTACAAAGTGGAGATTCCGCTGCCCTTATTACCTACATTGGCTTTGAAAGCCGAGGTCGAAGAGCTCGGTATTACGGCAGGGTTGCAGGATCGCGTCATTCAGTGCTACGAAGGCTGCGTGTACATGGACTTCTCGCGGGATCTGATCGAAAAACAGGGCTTTGGATATTACGAGCCCATCGACCCCCGTTTATTGCCTAAATTATACATTGCCTACAAAACCGACCTGAGCAAAGTATCGGGAAAAGTGTTGAACAACATTCGTCAGCGGTGGGAGCAGGGAGATGAGCACGTAGTGGGTACCTTGCAGAAAATCGCCGGGGTGGCCGAAGAAGGCAGGGACATCATCAAAGAACAGAATTACGACCGGCTGAACGAATTGGTCAATCAAAATCTGGACCATCGCGCCGAGATCATGACCATTACTGACCGCAACCGGGCCATGATCGAAACGGCGCGCGCCTGCGGTGCTTCGGCCTCTTTTACGGGCTCGGGCGGGTCCATCATCGGTATTTACCGCGACGAAGAAATGCTCAATCGTTTGTTTGTAGAACTCAAAAAACAAAACGCCCGCGTCATAAAACCTTTTATCGTCTGA